A part of Carettochelys insculpta isolate YL-2023 chromosome 1, ASM3395843v1, whole genome shotgun sequence genomic DNA contains:
- the CBY2 gene encoding protein chibby homolog 2: MNHLMQQAELDVDYIPPRVKLSDETFVFVDGKWVSETYHQPPFASQQKHFNKKMQNDWTLWEENKALWEENKALRIENKALREENKALQCLRTQNKAIQVIYDDTLQQVLQKENKPFPILRERNIGFQINPENKALQVVQEKNRALQVLREKNKVVPVFQKGNKAVPVFQNEGQALPVFQQETKAIPVEENKGDVPGFQEDSKANPEQSEMEAGPASQKMSNAGLDILEESKAVTAQGENKVAPSIQEENVALQAVQKLSQTLQALLKDNQVLLEEKKAVQVLQEENKVFWEENNKLKLQLTTMKGTVSEIMARMEILHKELNSLSPVQHNEMKKPDGGW; this comes from the coding sequence ATGAATCACCTTATGCAACAGGCTGAACTTGATGTGGATTATATTCCCCCGCGGGTCAAGCTGAGTGATGAGACATTTGTGTTTGTAGATGGCAAGTGGGTGAGTGAGACCTACCACCAACCACCCTTTGCTTCCCAACAGAAACATTTCAACAAGAAGATGCAGAATGACTGGACTCTCTGGGAGGAGAACAAAGCACTCTGGGAAGAGAACAAGGCCCTCCGGATTGAAAACAAAGCCCTTCGGGAAGAGAACAAAGCTCTCCAGTGCCTCCGGACACAGAACAAAGCCATCCAGGTTATTTATGATGATACCCTCCAGCAGGTTCTCCAGAAGGAGAACAAACCCTTCCCAATCTTACGAGAAAGGAACATAGGCTTCCAGATCAACCCAGAGAACAAGGCCCTACAGGTTGTTCAGGAAAAGAATAGGGCTTTACAGGTACTCCGGGAGAAGAACAAAGTGGTCCCAGTCTTTCAGAAGGGCAACAAAGCAGTCCCAGTCTTCCAGAATGAAGGCCAAGCTCTCCCAGTCTTCCAGCAGGAGACCAAAGCCATCCCAGTTGAGGAGAACAAGGGTGATGTCCCTGGCTTCCAGGAGGACAGCAAAGCCAACCCAGAGCAAAGTGAGATGGAAGCTGGCCCAGCCTCCCAGAAAATGAGCAATGCTGGCCTGGATATCTTGGAGGAAAGCAAAGCTGTCACAGCCCAGGGGGAGAACAAAGTGGCCCCAAGCATTCAGGAGGAAAATGTGGCCCTTCAGGCTGTTCAGAAGCTAAGCCAAACCCTACAGGCCCTGCTCAAAGACAACCAGGTCCTTCTGGAAGAGAAAAAGGCAGTCCAGGTTCTTCAGGAAGAGAACAAAGTGTTCTGGGAGGAGAACAATAAGTTGAAGCTGCAGCTAACGACAATGAAAGGCACAGTGTCAGAGATCATGGCCCGGATGGAAATACTGCATAAGGAACTCAATTCACTTTCTCCTGTGCAGCATAATGAGATGAAGAAGCCAGACGGGGGCTGGTAA